A genomic segment from Sander vitreus isolate 19-12246 chromosome 3, sanVit1, whole genome shotgun sequence encodes:
- the LOC144512340 gene encoding olfactory receptor 52E8-like, translating into MFYTNVTRITNFFILGFPGLSQEYYGPVSALLLVLFLAIAVGNIFILVFVKCERSLHKPTYLIFCHLALTDLTFGTVTLPKIISKYWIDDSIISFYGCFVQMYFVHFLGASHSFILMVMALDRFIAICAPLRYTALFTNNTVSVLCGISWILPMSWMVGIVLDSLRLPYCNSNIITHCFCDHIAITVLGCENVREVQVVAFSMAMFSLMLPLGFIIFSYFVIIVAVMRMTSSNSSRMLALSTCLPQIIITFLYYMPRCFVYLANFVGFTFSVPVRIVVVMLYSILPAAINPLIYCFKTKDIKEHLKKKLVTRKINSSTTG; encoded by the coding sequence ATGTTCTACACTAATGTAACAAGGATTACAAATTTCTTCATCCTGGGATTTCCTGGACTTTCACAGGAGTACTATGGACCTGTGTCAGCCCTGCTTTTGGTTCTCTTCTTGGCTATAGCTGTaggaaatatttttattttagtgtttgTTAAATGTGAGAGGTCTCTTCACAAACCCACATATCTGATATTTTGCCACTTGGCACTAACTGACTTAACGTTTGGGACTGTTACTCTGCCAAAGATTATATCAAAATATTGGATTGATGAcagtattatttcattttatggaTGCTTTGTACAAATGTACTTTGTTCATTTTTTAGGGGCGTCTCATTCTTTCATCCTGATGGTGATGGCCCTTGATCGCTTTATTGCAATTTGTGCTCCACTGCGTTACACAGCTCTTTTCACAAACAACACTGTTTCTGTGCTCTGTGGAATATCATGGATTTTGCCAATGTCATGGATGGTGGGTATAGTTTTAGATAGTCTGAGATTGCCTTACTGTAATTCAAATATAATTACACATTGCTTTTGTGACCATATAGCAATAACAGTGCTTGGATGTGAGAACGTACGAGAAGTTCAGGTAGTTGCATTTAGTATGGCCATGTTCAGTTTGATGTTGCCTCTGGGTTTTATCATCTTCTCTTATTTTGTCATCATTGTTGCAGTTATGAGAATGACCAGTTCTAATAGCAGCCGCATGTTGGCTCTGTCTACCTGCTTGCCACAGATTATCATCACATTTCTCTATTACATGCCAAGATGCTTCGTGTACCTTGCAAATTTTGTGGGATTTACATTCAGTGTCCCAGTTCGCATAGTTGTTGTAATGCTGTACAGTATTTTACCTGCTGCTATTAACCCATTAATATACTGTTTCAAAACCAAGGATATCAAAGAacacttaaaaaagaaattagtTACTAGGAAAATTAATAGCAGCACAACTGGATAA
- the LOC144512346 gene encoding olfactory receptor 52E8-like, whose protein sequence is MFYTNVTRITNFFILGFPGLSQEYYGPVSALLLVLFLAIAVGNIFILVFVKCERSLHKPTYLIFCHLALTDLTFGTVTLPKIISKYWIDDSIISFYGCFVQMYFVHFLGASHSFILMVMALDRFIAICAPLRYTALFTNNTVSVLCGISWILPMSWMVGIVLNTLRLPFCNSNIITQCYCDYIAITVLGCENVRENLALALGGAMFSLMLPLGFIIFSYFVIVVAVMRMTSSNSSRMLALSTCLPQIIITFLYYMPRCFVYLAHFVGFTFSVPVRIVVVMLYSILPAAINPLIYCFKTKDIKEHLKKKLVTRKINSSTTG, encoded by the coding sequence ATGTTCTACACTAATGTAACAAGGATTACAAATTTCTTCATCCTGGGATTTCCTGGACTTTCACAGGAGTACTATGGACCTGTGTCAGCCCTGCTTTTGGTTCTCTTCTTGGCTATAGCTGTaggaaatatttttattttagtgtttgTTAAATGTGAGAGGTCTCTTCACAAACCCACATATCTGATATTTTGCCACTTGGCACTAACTGACTTAACGTTTGGGACTGTTACTCTGCCAAAGATTATATCAAAATATTGGATTGATGAcagtattatttcattttatggaTGCTTTGTACAAATGTACTTTGTTCATTTTTTAGGGGCGTCTCATTCTTTCATCCTGATGGTGATGGCCCTTGATCGCTTTATTGCAATTTGTGCTCCACTGCGTTACACAGCTCTTTTCACAAACAACACTGTTTCTGTGCTCTGTGGAATATCATGGATTTTGCCAATGTCATGGATGGTGGGTATAGTTTTAAATACTCTGAGATTGCCTTTCTGTAATTCAAACATAATTACACAGTGTTATTGTGACTATATAGCAATAACGGTGCTTGGATGTGAGAACGTACGAGAAAATCTGGCATTGGCATTAGGTGGGGCCATGTTCAGTTTGATGTTGCCTCTGGGTTTTATCATCTTCTCTTATTTTGTCATCGTTGTTGCAGTTATGAGAATGACCAGTTCTAATAGCAGCCGCATGTTGGCTCTGTCTACCTGCTTGCCACAGATTATCATCACATTTCTCTATTACATGCCAAGATGCTTCGTGTACCTTGCACATTTTGTGGGATTTACATTCAGTGTCCCAGTTCGCATAGTTGTTGTAATGCTGTACAGTATTTTACCTGCTGCTATTAACCCATTAATATACTGTTTCAAAACCAAGGATATCAAAGAacacttaaaaaagaaattagtTACTAGGAAAATTAATAGCAGCACAACTGGATAA